Within Nitrospirota bacterium, the genomic segment TACATTGTTACAGATTCTCTCGATTACCCTTTTCGAGAAAATGTCTTTACAACAAGCACTTCAGACTATAGAAGAAAGATCAAATATGTTAGACAGCCAAAACCAGTTGAATTTATTCAGTTCTTAACCGGACACTAGTGAAATGCCCTCAAACTTTATGACTTTTTCAAGAAGCACCTGAGCATGATGCGCCCTCGACCCTGCGTGACGTATCAATGTCCCGCAGCATCGCCCCACAGCTCCTTGAGTCGTCGGTCACGACCGCAGCTGGTACGATAGTACTTGTAGCGGATCGGGTTCTTCTTGTAATAGTGCTGGTGATACTCCTCCGCAGGGTAGAACTCGGTGGCCTGCACAATCTCGGTTACAACAGGTTCTTTAAAGGGCTTGTTATTTTCCAATTGTGTCTTTGCCTGCAATGACAGCCTCTGCTGGTGCTCATTATGATAGAAGATGGCGCTTCGGTACTGATTCCCCGAATCACAAAACTGCCGGTCCCTGGCGGTCGGATCGATGTTATGCCAAAAGACGTTCAGGAGCTTCTCGTAGGTCACTTTTGCCGGGTCATAGACCACCTGAACTGCCTCGGCATGCCCGGTTCCTCCGGCCGAAACCTCTTCATACGTAGGATTCTTCTTGCGTCCGCCGGTGTAGCCGGGGGTGACTGAAACTACACCCGGAATCCTGTCAAACGGCTGCTCCATACACCAGAAGCAGCCGCCTGCAAAGGTCGCTTTCTCATTTTTGGTTGCTGCCATGACGGTGGCGGCTGTGATGAGTATGACTGACAGTCCCATCACTGCGGTAGTAAGCACTTTCATTATGTCTCCTTTCTGATAATGAATTATCTTTTTATCGCAACAAACTGCATGGCAGCAGAATTCATGCAGTAGCGCAGCCCGGTCGGTTTGGGGCCGTCGTTAAAAACATGGCCGATATGGCTGTCGCAGCGTCGGCAGAGAACCTCTGTGCGGCGCGAGAATATACTGTTGTCCGGCCTGGTGATGATGTTCTCGGGAGCGATTGGCGCAGTAAAGCTCGGCCAGCCGGTCCCGGAATCATATTTGTCCTCAGACCTGTACAGATCGAGTTCGCAGGCCGCACAACGGTAAATGCCGTGCTCGGAATGCTTGTCGTATTTTCCGGAGAAGGCCCGTTCAGTTCCTTTATTCCGAAGGATGGTATACTGCTCCGGGGTCAAGATTTTTTTCCACTGTTCTTTGGTTTTCGTAACAGTGTCGCTCATAACATAGCCCCCTTTTTCGGTGGAATAGACCTTGATCTGCGTTGTCATTGATTTGTCGGACGCCCCAGCCGGATTTCCCGTTCCGCCATAAAAAACAATACTACCGGCAATGAGTCCGGTCAGCAGGATTCCCCATAGTATGGTCTTATTTTTCATTTTGTCTCTCCTTCATCTTCTCTTCGTTCCGTGGTTTCATATTTCGTCCTCTTTTTTTTAAAACTTTTGACTCTGCCGCAGATTAGCTCATCAGCTATCTTTTGTGTAAGTTGGGCCAGTTCTCATCTGCCTTTATGATATTTCTCGGAATGTCTTTGCTCCACTTGTCCCTTATTTTCTTGCTGAGATTGAGGTAAAGCCTTCCATTAACAATACTCCACGCCTCAGGGTCGATATCAGCCGTGGACCCACGGCTCACTGCATATGCTCAATAACCGCCATACTTTGGGGCATACTTCTCAGGGTCCTTGATGAAAAGGTCCCTGTGCGCAGCGCCTGAAAAATGCCATTTTGCACCCATCCACTCATATTCGAATTCCTTGCTGCCTTTCACGGGTTTGCCCTGAGTAAAATAGGCCACAGAATCATAACCTTTAATTGCCGACCCGTCAGAACTCTTGTTGACAGGTTCGATTGAGAAGGCAGAACTTACCATTAATAAGCAGAACACTATCGTGATAAGAATTCTCACAACAGTTTTCTTCTTGTTTCTTCTAAAAGTTCGCTCCGACATCATTTTCCCTCCTGCTACTGATTAAAATAAACTCTTTTAAGACAAGTATATCAAATACCTAACAGATAGCAAGTCCATGGAAAACATTGATAACTGAAATAAATAACCCTGTAGTGAAAGGCGGACGTTATTAACTATTCCACTGTCTCCAGATATGTACCGGCCTTCTTTAAGGCCGCTTCCATTTCTTCAATTGTAATGACTGCCGGATCATAATAAACAGTGTTTATCTCTTTAAAGTGGCGAAAGCCTTTTTCAACTCTCTTTACGCCTTTCAGCCCTTCCAGGGCCTCCTTACCCACGTCATATCAGGAAACGCGGAAAACAACCGTTGCATCATCGTGCGCCGAAGAGGATAAAACCACAGATGTTGAAGAAAAAATATAAAGCCCCGCCCCGGCTAGTATGCATATCAGAAAAAAAGTCACGACATCTCTCCTCATTTCAAAGCCACCTTCCTTTTAGCGTTAATAAAAAGCTTACACCGGATAAATCACAGGATAGTCACGAAAAAATCATAATTCTATAACGGGAAGGCATATCGGGCAATCCACGACGCATTGGATGTCTTTTTGCGGGAAATTGTCTTTTGTGATACTCTTGTGACAAGTGTAAGGTAAAGTAAATCACAAACAGGCATTTGGAGCGTTCACCGTGTCAAAACGCATACTTGTCATTGAAGACAATAAAGATATCGCTGAACTTCTGGCGATGCATCTCCGGGATCTTTCCTTCGAGATTGATATTGCCGCCAACGGCGCAGCAGGCCTTGCAAAGGCAGAGGCGATAGACTATGACCTTATAGTGCTCGACCTCATGCTTCCCGGCCTGGACGGGCTGGAGATCTGTAAACGTCTGCGCAGCAGGCCCTCTTATGTTCCCATCCTTATGCTTACCTCAAAGTCCTCGGAACTGGACAGAGTTCTCGGCCTTGAGATCGGGGCAGATGACTATGTAACCAAGCCGTTCAGCATCCCTGAACTCCTTGCACGGATAAAGGCCATCTTACGGCGCGTTGAGAATCTTGAGGAGTCACGGAAGGGAACCGTATCTGAAATAACTTGCGCTGAAGGTCTTGTTATAGATCCTGGGAGGCGCAAGGTAAAACTGCATGGAAAAACCGTGGAGCTTACAGCAAGGGAATTCGACCTTCTCCTGCATTTTGCCCGGCATCCAGGGCGCGTATACACGCGTTCGCAGCTGCTGGACCTTGTGTGGGGTTACGGGCACGAGGGATATGAGCATACTGTTAATTCACACATCAACCGTCTGCGGGCAAAGATAGAAGAAAATCCAGCCCAGCCGGATTTCATCCTTACCGTATGGGGAGTAGGCTATAAATTTGCGGAGCCCAAAGGGACGGAGCGTGACTCATGATATTTAGATCTCTTTATGCGAAGCTGTCGGCAGTGTTGCTTGGGCTGTTTGTCCTCGTCGGGATAACCTTTGTACTGGTGAGCTTTTATGCCACAGAGATGTACCAGCAGGAGGTGAACCAGAAGCTGAACCGTGAAATCGCGAAACGCATCGTATCAGAGAAGATCATCATGGAGAGCGAACGCATTAATGAGAAGGCGCTTAAGGAAATCTTTCATATGCTCATGGTGATCAACCCAAGCATCGAGATTTATCTTCTTGATCCTGCAGGGAACATTCTCGCTTTTTCCGCTGAGCCCGGCAAGGTCAAGCGCAAAAGCGTAGCTTTGGAACCTGTACAGGCTTTTCTTGAGGGTAAAGTAGCCTTCCCTCTCCTTGGTGACGACCCCAGAGGCGTGGATAAAACAAAGGTCTTTACCGCTGCCCGCATCCCGGAGGAAGGGCGTTTGGAAGGTTATCTTTATGTGATCCTCGGAGGGGAAATCTACGATTCAATGGCCCAGAAATTACAGACGAGCTATATCGCCAAGTTGAGCACCTGGGCGATTCTCTCAAGCCTTCTCGTCGCCCTGCTCACAGGCTTGGTCATATTCGCATGTTTGACAAGAAGACTGAGACGTCTCGCGGCTGCAATGAATTCCTATACGAACGGCATGCTGCCCGGGCAGCTTGACCTTCCCGTGACTACTTGGGAAAATCCTGCCGATGAGATCGATCTGCTTGTTAGAACATTTAAAGAGATGTCCGCACGCATTGAGGAGCAGATGGAGTCTCTGAGGAGATCCGATACTCTGCGTCGTGAACTGGTGGCCAATATTTCCCATGATCTCCGTACACCGCTCGCAACCCTTCAGGGCTACATAGAGACCCTTCTTATGAAGGACAGCAGCCTCTCTGCGGAGGAGCGCCTGAACTATCTCGATATCGGGATCAGACATTGCAAACGACTCAGTAAATTGGTCAGCGATCTTTTTGAACTGGCCAAACTCGATGCGCAGGATACCAAGGTGCATTGTGAGCCCTTCAGCATCGGCGAACTCGTCCAGGACATTGTACAAAAATTCAGATTGTCGGCAAAGGAAAGAAAAGTAGCAATTCTTACGAATATCGGCAAGGAACTTCCTGTTGTGTCCGCAGACATCGCTCTTATCGAGCGTGTATTCGAAAACCTCATAGAAAATGCCCTGCGTCATACATCTGAGGGCGGTACCGTAAGCATTGTCTTACATGTCGACCGGGACCTTCTCACCGCCCTCGTAAGCGACACTGGTCACGGAATTCCGGAGAGCGCGCTTCCCCATATTTTCGACCGGTTCTATCAGATAGACAGCAGCCGGGAGGGAAGAGCAGGACATTCAGGACTTGGGCTTGCGATTTCGAAGCGAATTCTTGAACTCCATGGAACCACCATCAGGGTAGCCAGCACCCTCAATGTCGGAACGACGTTTACCTTCTCACTTCCTGTCTACAGAACTAACGCGTAAGGACAAACCATTCTGAGGTTTGCCTCATCAACAGCTTTACACTCATTTGTTACAGAAAAGACATTTTTTCGTGATACGCCCGTGACCTTCGGGTAGTAATCTATACATATAAGTACAGAAGGAGCAGATTTAGTGCAACAGGTTCTATAGTACGGAAAATACCGTTGACCCGGTAAATTTCGAATAAAACTCTATAAGGAGGATGTACATGTTTAGAAAAATCTTGATAATGCTGCTGGCGGTTGTATTTCTCGGGTCAATGTCATTGACGCCGTTGTTTGCCTTTGCTGATGCGGCACCAAAATGCCAGTGCAAGGGTGATGGCAAGGACTGTAAATGTGGAAAAGACTGCAAGTGTGAGCATTGTGCCGCACTAAAAGAAGGGAAAGGCTGCCAGTGCGGTAAAGACTGCAAATGCGAACATTGCGCAACCGGCAAAGGCGGATGTCACTGCAAGGCCGGAGAGATGGGCTGTACCTGCGGCAAAGGATGCGGCTGTGAACACTGTAAGACCGGCAAGGGTGAATGCAAATGCCATGCAGGCGCTGCAGATATGAAGGCAAAGCCAACGTCGGATGCTGATTATGCAAAGACCATGAAGTCAAAGAACGGGTCTTTTAAGGCTTCCTATACCAGTGATCCTGATACTATTCCGGTGAACAAGATTATAAGCTGGAAGCTGATGGTAGAGACAACTGACGGTCAGCCAGTAAAGGACGCTGAGATCTCACTTGACGGCGCCATGCCTGAGCATAGCCACGGCCTTCCGACGCAGCCGAAAGTGACGAAGAACTTTGGTGATGGCACCTATCTTGTTGAAGGGATTAAGTTCAGCATGCCGGGGTGGTGGACTATGACCTTCGCGATCAAGGCCGCAGGAAAGACCGACATCGTAACGTTCAACCTCCAGCTCAAATAGAGGCCCGTGAAAAGAGTTTTGAGAGTTTTATCTTTGAGGGCAGTAAAGTTTTCTGTTCTCCTGATTGCCGTCACTCTGCCGGTTTTGTTCATGGCAGGAAAGGCAATGGCAGAAACGATAAACGTCAATGAGATGCATAAATGGAGCGGAGGAGAGATTAAGGTCCTTCGCTCCATTTCCCTCTCCTCCCTTCCGCCTCTGCCAAAGGACCCTTCCAACGCCTACGCGGACGATCCCAAAACGATAGAACTCGGCAAAAAGCCGCGGGCCGATTATTTATCCGAAGTGGTACGAATAGAACAAATCCACGAAAGCGTCAGGTTGCCAATTAAGAGGGGCAACTTTTTTAATTGACGTTGTGATACTTTTGTGATACTTGTGGGGTAAAGTAAAAAACAAGCAAACTTGTGGAGTATACGCCGGCATAGAAACGCATATGCATAACGTATATCCATAAATGCTTTTTGTATTAACTTTCAAACAAGAAGGTAAGATGCGAGAACGAAAGTAAGCTTAGTCATCTTTATCACTGTTCCGATGTTTACACTTTCCGGCAAGATATTCGTGTCAGTTGATGAGTGAATAGAGAACTGAAAAGAAAGGTGGGAAGAGAAGGGAAGACAAGACAAAGATTCGATGCATTTGAACATTAACCAATTAAAGGAGGAATTCCAATGAGAAAGAAACTCTTCATATTTGCCGCAATCGTATCGCTGTTGATTGCTGCTATTGCCTTTGCAGAAGTAAAGAATGGCAAGGTAGATATTAAGGTAGGTGACGAATTATATGTATGCAATTGCGGAGATAAGTGCCCATGTGATTCGATGTCAAGAAATGCCGGCCAATGCACCTGCGGCAAAGACATGGTAAAGGCAAAGGTAACTAAGATTGAAGATGGCAAGGCTTATTTTAAAGCTGCAGGATGGGAAAAAGAACGGGCATTCAAGACAACCGGGCAGTATGTATGCGCATGTGGTCCGCAATGCAAGTGCGACATGATCAGCCAGAATCCCGGGAAATGCACTTGTGGCAAAGAAATGAAAAAGGCGAACTAAGTCTCGCACATATAATCTAATCGAGGTTTTCCTGCAATTGGCGGTACAAGGAGTAAGCTAAGGACAGATGAAAAACCCAAAGAGATTGATAGATGACAGAACGTAAAGCAATATGGCACATGCTTGATTGATGAAAGCAATTTATAAATATTCTGTATTGGTGAATGGAGCGCCTGATTTCGCAAGGGCTGTGTTAATGGATGCTAAAGAATAATTTCCTGGAGGTGTTTGGAAAAGTGGCCCATATATTACCGGGAATCAGTTGCAGTAGCCAAAGATATTAAGACTGAGGATTTCGGAACAATTATAAGAGAAGACGGAAAAAAACAAACAACGTTTAAGGGTTATCCACTGTATTACTGGGTTAACGACAAAGAAGCAGGTGAAACAAAGGTCATGGTGTGAATAATGTATGGTTTGTGATCAATCCGGATAATTTTCCGCCGAAGTAGTTGTGCGACAAAACGACTTAGAGCCCTGTATTGTTGTATGCTTCTGTCCTTGACAGAAAGCCTATCAGTTCAAATAAGAGCAAAGGAGGTGTCACATGGATTCTCAGGATCTCAAAAAAATGCTGGCAGGTCTCAGTATTACCGCACTCCTTGTCGGCGCAACACTTACCATAAGCGGTTGCGCTACCACAGCGGAGAGCAGTTGAACGGGTAAAAAGGGCGGCGCAGATAGCGCCCCAAAACAGGAGATGCCGGCGCAGAGCAGTTGAAGCGGCACTAAAAAGTAGCGCGGTTGCGCTACCAACAGCAGAAACCATAAAGGGGAGGGGTTGTCCTCCCCTTTTAAGTATGACCATGATCCAGGAATTATTAGAGACTATAAATGAGGCAATAAAGCAGTCCGGCAGTGAGGCGGCATCTGATCTCTTGCGGTTGGAAGACGCTGTCAGAAAGGCATGGGAATCCGGACAGCCGTCGCTTCCTGACAAGATCATTATTAATCCCTCGCTAAATCTGCTGCCGTTTCTACATAAAAACCTGCCCCCATCTCTGATAAGGGAATACAATAAATCCTGCAACACTCCTCATGCGATGGAATTCGTCCTCGTATGGAAAAATTACGGTTCGCAAACAGTGGCAATACGACCGGCATCTGAAGAAGACCTTCTCGTCCTGAAGATTATTTCGGACGATCTAAGTCCTGAGGCTATCGCAAAGGAAGCAATAATGCCTGTAGGTGCTCTTGATAAGGCGCTTATGCGGGCAGTCAACAGCAGCCTCTTGATTTCGCCCGGCTCAAAGATAAAAAGGGATAGAGAAATCCTGGGCGATGGAGCGGTCACTGACGAGTCCTTCGTGACAGCACAGACCTTTACCCTGCAGTGGCATCTTACGCAGGCGTGTGACCTGCACTGCAAACATTGTTACGACAGGTCCGACCGCTCACAAATGAGCATCGAGCAGGCTCTTGCCGTACTTAAAGACTTCAGAGCCTTTTGCAACAACCGCTTTGTGAGCGGCAGTATCTCTTTCACCGGCGGCAATCCGCTTTTATTCCCGCATGTTAAGGAACTCTATCGTGCAGCCGCTGATTATGGATTTTCACTGTCCATGCTGGGCAATCCAGCTTCCCGCGAAACACTTGAATCGCTGCTTGAGATACAGGAGTTGAGTCACTTTCAGGTGAGTCTTGAAGGACTGCCTGAGCACAACGACTCCATAAGGGGCAGAGGGCACTTTGACCGGACGATAACGTTTCTCGCACTGTTGCGGAAAATGGGCATTTATTCCATGGTCATGCTTACCCTCACTAAAGACAACATGGCTCAAGTCATTCCTCTTGCGGAAATGCTCCGCAATCTCACCGACAGTTTTTTCTTCAATCGTCTTTCCGCTGTAGGTGAGGGAGCGCAGCTGACGATGCCCGATACTGACAGCTTTGAGGAGTTCCTTGCGGCATACATGGAGGCAATGAAAAGCAATCCCGTCATGGGCTTGAAAGACAATCTGTTTAATATTCTCCTCTATAAAAAGGAGATGCCGCTATTCGGCGGCTGTGCAGGATTCGGCTGCAGCGCGGCGTTTAACTTTGTATCTGTGCTTGCTGATGGAGAGGTTCATGCTTGCAGGAAGTTCCCATCTCCTATCGGCAATATCTTTCATCAAAGCCTTGCAGAGATTTATGATTCTGATGCGGCAGGCCGCTACCGTTCAGGCTGCTCTGAATGTCGTTCCTGCTCCATACGCCCTGTCTGCGGAGGATGCCTTGCGAGCGCGTACAGCAAGGGGCTGGATGTTTTTAATCAAAAAGACCCGTATTGTTTTTTTAAGGATAAAGAAAAGAGGTTATTATGTTACGAATAATGCTTATGACCTGCCTCATTCTATTCCTGACAGCCGACAGCAATGCGGAAAAATGCACAGGCAAGGCCATAGAGCTTCAGGTGCTCGGATCGGGCGGGCCGGAGACACAGGATAAAAGGGCATCGAGCAGCTACATCATCTGGCGGGACGGCAAGGCCCGCGTCCTGATTGACAGCGGTGGGGGCAGCGCCCTCAGGTTCGGCGAGTCCGAGGCGCAGATGAAGGACCTCCACCTTGTCCTGTTTACTCATCTCCATGCAGATCACTCGGCGGACTTCCCCGCACTGGTCAAATCTTCATTCTTTGAGGACAGGACAAGACCCCTCCCGGTGCTTGGGCCGACCGGCAATGCATTGTTTCCGTCCATGACAGAGTTTATCCGCGGGCTCTTTGAAAAAAAACGCGGCATATACCGATACCTCAGCGAATATCTTACAGGAGGCGCTGACAGCTATGCCCTTCAGCCCAAGGATCTGGAAATAGGCGCTGGTGATGCGACAGAGGTATTTTCATCGGGAGGTCTAAAGGTCTTCGGGCTTTCGGTAGAGCATGGGCCGGTCCCATCAGTCGCTTATCGTATTGAATTTGACGGGACGGTAATGGTCTTTACCGGAGATACCAACGGCAACAATAAAAATATGGCGGTGCTGGCAAAGGACGCAGATCTGTTCGTGGCTCACAATGCAGTATCTGAAAGCGCGGAAGGCGTTGAGCGCAGACTGCACATGCCGCCCTCGGTCATAGGAAGGATTGCCTCTGAAGGGCAGGTCAAAAAACTGGTTCTCTCGCACCGCATGATTCGTACTCTCGGCAGGGAGGATGAGACTCTTGAGTCTGTTCAACGGCATTATAAAGGACCATCCATCTTTGCAAATGACCTGGACTGCTTTCCTCTTCAACAAAAATCAGAAAGATAGAACGTTCAGGAACGGACTAATTATTTCGACCGCTTCTCCAAGGCTCAAATGATGTATCAGGGCAAAGTGTTTTTCGAATATTTTATGTTAGCATTAACAATGAGGCGCATTTTCTTACTGTCTATTTTTGTGATCTTGTTTTCTTCTGTGCTTCCGACTACAGTCATGTCTGCGCAAGGCAGCAAGCAAAGTCCCGACGAAAACCTTGCTCCTCTGGTCTTCATAGTCCTCCCTGTCGAAAATGCGGCTGTGATGTACGAAAAGTTCCTTCCGCTCAAGGACTACCTTGAAAAGACCGTGGCAAGAAAGATCATATTAAAGGTTGCCCGGAACTATCAGGAGGCGATAGAGAGCATTGGTACGGGTCAGGCAGATCTGGCATATCTTGATCCGTCTGCCTACTGTGAAGCAAAACAGAAATACCGGGTAGCTCCTCTTGCCAAGGCAGTATTGGCCGGCTCATCTGTATACAGGAGTGTCATAGTAACGAGAAAAGATTCAGCGATCAATAAGATTGTAGAGGTGAAGGGTAAAAGGCTCGCCATGGGGAATATTTCGTCTTCCTCGTCTTACCTTATCCCTGCGGTCATGTTCAAGGAAGTCGGTATCAGCCTGAAGGATTTCAGTACGGTCGACTATCTTGAACACGAAGACAGAATAGCGCTGTCTGTTCTTACCAGAAAGCATGACGTCGGAGGTCTGAGCGAACGCGTAGCTGCAAAATATGTCAAAGACGGGCTTCGGATCATAAAGACGTCAGAGGCTATCCCCCAGTACACTGTCTGTGCGTCCTCCGGGCTGCCCGAAGCTCTGCGCAAGAAGATACAGCAGGCACTTCTGTCTGTGACTGCCGGGGCAACCCCGGAACTTATTCACGGAATCAAGGACATATCCGGTTTTTCACCTGCTTTGGACAGGGATTTTGATGTTGTGAGGGTCATGATAAAGAACCTCACCGGAAAGAACTATCTTGAATACGCGAAAAATACCTTAAGGGTGGCGATACTTCCTCTATACTCTGCCATAACCCTTTTTGACCGGTTCGATCCCCTCATGAGATATCTCTCAC encodes:
- a CDS encoding response regulator transcription factor, with the translated sequence MSKRILVIEDNKDIAELLAMHLRDLSFEIDIAANGAAGLAKAEAIDYDLIVLDLMLPGLDGLEICKRLRSRPSYVPILMLTSKSSELDRVLGLEIGADDYVTKPFSIPELLARIKAILRRVENLEESRKGTVSEITCAEGLVIDPGRRKVKLHGKTVELTAREFDLLLHFARHPGRVYTRSQLLDLVWGYGHEGYEHTVNSHINRLRAKIEENPAQPDFILTVWGVGYKFAEPKGTERDS
- a CDS encoding MBL fold metallo-hydrolase gives rise to the protein MLRIMLMTCLILFLTADSNAEKCTGKAIELQVLGSGGPETQDKRASSSYIIWRDGKARVLIDSGGGSALRFGESEAQMKDLHLVLFTHLHADHSADFPALVKSSFFEDRTRPLPVLGPTGNALFPSMTEFIRGLFEKKRGIYRYLSEYLTGGADSYALQPKDLEIGAGDATEVFSSGGLKVFGLSVEHGPVPSVAYRIEFDGTVMVFTGDTNGNNKNMAVLAKDADLFVAHNAVSESAEGVERRLHMPPSVIGRIASEGQVKKLVLSHRMIRTLGREDETLESVQRHYKGPSIFANDLDCFPLQQKSER
- the msrA gene encoding peptide-methionine (S)-S-oxide reductase MsrA yields the protein MKVLTTAVMGLSVILITAATVMAATKNEKATFAGGCFWCMEQPFDRIPGVVSVTPGYTGGRKKNPTYEEVSAGGTGHAEAVQVVYDPAKVTYEKLLNVFWHNIDPTARDRQFCDSGNQYRSAIFYHNEHQQRLSLQAKTQLENNKPFKEPVVTEIVQATEFYPAEEYHQHYYKKNPIRYKYYRTSCGRDRRLKELWGDAAGH
- the phnD gene encoding phosphate/phosphite/phosphonate ABC transporter substrate-binding protein encodes the protein MSAQGSKQSPDENLAPLVFIVLPVENAAVMYEKFLPLKDYLEKTVARKIILKVARNYQEAIESIGTGQADLAYLDPSAYCEAKQKYRVAPLAKAVLAGSSVYRSVIVTRKDSAINKIVEVKGKRLAMGNISSSSSYLIPAVMFKEVGISLKDFSTVDYLEHEDRIALSVLTRKHDVGGLSERVAAKYVKDGLRIIKTSEAIPQYTVCASSGLPEALRKKIQQALLSVTAGATPELIHGIKDISGFSPALDRDFDVVRVMIKNLTGKNYLEYAKNTLRVAILPLYSAITLFDRFDPLMRYLSQKTGYEFKLVIPKDFEDFADIVGKGTVDFSYSNPYIYTDLADKGLLTAFANTVHKESGDIFRGIIITHQDSSIRTLNDLKGKRVMVVSFKSAGGFIAQKLFLHESGIDVFKELKLVDGKRQEEVILNVYRKNVDAGFVRESALEVLKEEIDLGRIQVLARTPYIANWPFAFTQKTDKKILATVQKSLLELKDEDVLAAAQITRFKAASDKDFDTLRTWIHRYETP
- the sbtM gene encoding selenobiotic family peptide radical SAM maturase, whose translation is MIQELLETINEAIKQSGSEAASDLLRLEDAVRKAWESGQPSLPDKIIINPSLNLLPFLHKNLPPSLIREYNKSCNTPHAMEFVLVWKNYGSQTVAIRPASEEDLLVLKIISDDLSPEAIAKEAIMPVGALDKALMRAVNSSLLISPGSKIKRDREILGDGAVTDESFVTAQTFTLQWHLTQACDLHCKHCYDRSDRSQMSIEQALAVLKDFRAFCNNRFVSGSISFTGGNPLLFPHVKELYRAAADYGFSLSMLGNPASRETLESLLEIQELSHFQVSLEGLPEHNDSIRGRGHFDRTITFLALLRKMGIYSMVMLTLTKDNMAQVIPLAEMLRNLTDSFFFNRLSAVGEGAQLTMPDTDSFEEFLAAYMEAMKSNPVMGLKDNLFNILLYKKEMPLFGGCAGFGCSAAFNFVSVLADGEVHACRKFPSPIGNIFHQSLAEIYDSDAAGRYRSGCSECRSCSIRPVCGGCLASAYSKGLDVFNQKDPYCFFKDKEKRLLCYE
- a CDS encoding HAMP domain-containing histidine kinase, whose product is MIFRSLYAKLSAVLLGLFVLVGITFVLVSFYATEMYQQEVNQKLNREIAKRIVSEKIIMESERINEKALKEIFHMLMVINPSIEIYLLDPAGNILAFSAEPGKVKRKSVALEPVQAFLEGKVAFPLLGDDPRGVDKTKVFTAARIPEEGRLEGYLYVILGGEIYDSMAQKLQTSYIAKLSTWAILSSLLVALLTGLVIFACLTRRLRRLAAAMNSYTNGMLPGQLDLPVTTWENPADEIDLLVRTFKEMSARIEEQMESLRRSDTLRRELVANISHDLRTPLATLQGYIETLLMKDSSLSAEERLNYLDIGIRHCKRLSKLVSDLFELAKLDAQDTKVHCEPFSIGELVQDIVQKFRLSAKERKVAILTNIGKELPVVSADIALIERVFENLIENALRHTSEGGTVSIVLHVDRDLLTALVSDTGHGIPESALPHIFDRFYQIDSSREGRAGHSGLGLAISKRILELHGTTIRVASTLNVGTTFTFSLPVYRTNA
- the msrB gene encoding peptide-methionine (R)-S-oxide reductase MsrB — translated: MSDTVTKTKEQWKKILTPEQYTILRNKGTERAFSGKYDKHSEHGIYRCAACELDLYRSEDKYDSGTGWPSFTAPIAPENIITRPDNSIFSRRTEVLCRRCDSHIGHVFNDGPKPTGLRYCMNSAAMQFVAIKR
- a CDS encoding FixH family protein, translated to MFRKILIMLLAVVFLGSMSLTPLFAFADAAPKCQCKGDGKDCKCGKDCKCEHCAALKEGKGCQCGKDCKCEHCATGKGGCHCKAGEMGCTCGKGCGCEHCKTGKGECKCHAGAADMKAKPTSDADYAKTMKSKNGSFKASYTSDPDTIPVNKIISWKLMVETTDGQPVKDAEISLDGAMPEHSHGLPTQPKVTKNFGDGTYLVEGIKFSMPGWWTMTFAIKAAGKTDIVTFNLQLK
- a CDS encoding selenobiotic family radical SAM modification target peptide; this translates as MDSQDLKKMLAGLSITALLVGATLTISGCATTAESS